Proteins encoded in a region of the Vicia villosa cultivar HV-30 ecotype Madison, WI linkage group LG5, Vvil1.0, whole genome shotgun sequence genome:
- the LOC131604665 gene encoding uncharacterized protein LOC131604665: MTEEEESDDDVHKDNDNEDVIEDVNDIGNTDGDAGTGTATSTGKHVVELDDYYDNDLVAAVNPGISQEAHDKEERIPLRKKPTTSKLAASVPDVPIDNISFHSNSNVNRWKYVHQKRLALERELAQNALDCKDIMDLIHAAGLMKTVSHFATCYEVLVKEFIVNFSEECADRKSKSDEAQPELEVSDNKVCQVITTNQVKNWPLKGKLSASKLSMKYAMLHKIGAANWVPTNHKSTIATVLGRFIYVVGTTAKFDYGILVETDSICKRESVLSFHYKLFQGTHAPGIVMTSARTSKDSTPTGKAVVIAILKETCKELESRKLTLEKLIISLEMEEGVAFVENESGPKEDDKEEEASQDDGTEEEDGVGSNSSKSED; this comes from the exons ATGACTGAGGAGGAAGAGAGTGATGATGATGTTCATAAAGACAATGATAATGAAGATGTCATTGAGGATGTCAATGACATTGGGAATACTGATGGTGATGCTGGTACAGGTACTGCTACAAGTACAGGCAAACATGTTGTGGAACTTGATGACTATTATGATAATGATCTGGTAGCTGCTGTGAACCCTGGGATAAGCCAAGAGGCTCATGACAAGGAGGAAAG AATTCCACTAAGGAAGAAACCAACAACTAGCAAGCTGGCTGCTAGTGTTCCTGATGTGCCCATAGACAATATTTCCttccattcaaattcaaatgtCAACAGgtggaaatatgtccaccaaaaGAGACTGGCCCTTGAGAGAGAATTAGCTCAGAATGCCCTTGACTGCAAAGATATAATGGATCTGATTCATGCTGCTGGGTTGATGAAGACTGTTTCTCACTTTGCCACATGCTATGAAGTGCTGGTGAAAGAATTCATTGTGAACTTCTCAGAAGAATGTGCTGATAGAAAGTCTAA GTCTGatgaagctcaacctgagctgGAAGTCTCTGATAACAAGGTATGCCAAGTCATCACTACCAACCAAGTCAAGAACTGGCCTTTAAAAGGAAAGTTGTCTGCCAGTAAGCTAAGCATGAAGTATGCCATGTTGCACAAGATTGGTGCTGCAAATTGGGTGCCTACCAATCATAAATCTACCATTGCTACTGTCCTAGGAAGGTTTATCTATGTCGTGGGAACAACAGCCAAGTTTGATTATG GCATTTTGGTTGAAACTGACTCTATATGCAAAAGGGAAAGTGTTCTTTCATTTCATTATAAGTTGTTCCAAGGAACCCATGCTCCTGGCATTGTCATGACATCAGCTCGAACATCCAAAGACAGCACACCTACAGGTAAAGCTGTTGTGATTGCAATACTCAAGGAAACATGCAAGGAGCTGGAGTCCAGAAAGCTGACTCTTGAAAAGTTAATCATCTCTCTTGAGATGGAAGAAGGTGTTGCGTTTGTTGAGAATGAATCAGGTCCTAAAGAAGATGATAAGGAAGAAGAGGCCAGTCAAGATGatggcacagaagaagaagatggtgTTGGCTCCAATAGCTCTAAGTCTGAGGACTAG